From a region of the Thermomicrobium roseum DSM 5159 genome:
- a CDS encoding PstS family phosphate ABC transporter substrate-binding protein: MQERTTRLSRRQLIARLATLGATVPVASALIAACGGGQATPTPTTAPAAQPSPTPAAAAQPSPTAAVATTPAAQPTPTKPAQQLSGTITIDGSSTVFPISEAVAEEFQKKYPQVKVTVGISGTGGGFKKFCNKETDISDASRPIKDSEVEACQKSGREYIELPVAFDGLAVVVHPQNDWVDHLTVEELNLIWKPESQGVITRWNQVRPNWPDAPLNLYGAGTDSGTFDYFTEAINGKAGASRGDYTASEDDNVLVQGVAGDKNALGYFGLAYAIENKGRVKIVPIVNPKTGKPVEPNLETVKTGQYQPLSRPLFIYVARDQADRPEVQAFVEFYLDNAAELSQEVGYIPLPDEAYQLAKKRFQARKTGSVFKGVEVGVSIEDVLKREE; the protein is encoded by the coding sequence ATGCAGGAACGGACGACGCGACTGAGTCGACGGCAATTGATCGCGCGCCTGGCCACACTGGGCGCCACGGTTCCGGTAGCGAGCGCGCTCATCGCAGCGTGCGGGGGCGGGCAAGCGACCCCCACGCCGACGACCGCTCCGGCAGCGCAGCCGAGCCCAACGCCAGCAGCAGCCGCTCAGCCTTCACCGACCGCAGCAGTGGCAACCACCCCAGCAGCTCAGCCAACTCCTACCAAGCCGGCCCAGCAGCTCAGCGGTACGATCACGATCGACGGTTCCAGCACCGTGTTCCCGATCTCGGAGGCAGTCGCCGAGGAGTTCCAGAAGAAGTATCCCCAGGTGAAGGTCACGGTCGGAATCTCCGGCACCGGCGGTGGATTCAAGAAGTTCTGCAACAAGGAAACCGATATCTCGGATGCGTCGCGCCCGATCAAGGACTCCGAAGTGGAGGCCTGCCAAAAGAGCGGTCGCGAGTACATCGAGCTTCCTGTTGCGTTCGATGGACTCGCCGTCGTGGTGCACCCGCAAAACGACTGGGTGGATCACTTGACGGTCGAGGAACTCAATCTGATCTGGAAGCCCGAGTCGCAGGGGGTCATCACCCGCTGGAACCAGGTGCGACCGAACTGGCCGGATGCACCGCTCAACTTGTACGGGGCAGGAACCGACTCGGGAACCTTCGACTACTTCACGGAAGCGATCAACGGCAAGGCTGGCGCGAGCCGGGGTGACTACACTGCCTCCGAGGACGACAACGTCCTCGTCCAGGGTGTCGCCGGGGACAAGAACGCGCTCGGCTATTTCGGGCTCGCCTACGCGATCGAGAATAAAGGTCGGGTGAAGATCGTGCCCATCGTCAACCCGAAGACCGGCAAACCGGTCGAGCCGAACCTCGAGACGGTGAAGACCGGGCAATACCAGCCCCTCTCGCGACCGCTCTTCATCTATGTCGCACGCGACCAAGCCGATCGGCCGGAAGTCCAGGCGTTCGTCGAGTTCTATCTCGACAACGCAGCCGAACTCTCTCAGGAAGTCGGGTACATCCCCCTGCCGGACGAGGCCTACCAGCTCGCCAAGAAGCGCTTCCAAGCGCGAAAGACCGGGTCGGTCTTCAAGGGAGTCGAGGTCGGTGTCTCGATCGAGGACGTGCTCAAGCGTGAGGAATAG
- a CDS encoding DUF72 domain-containing protein, with translation MWLVGTSGWSYRHWRGRFYPPELPPWEWFSYYLREFATVELNVTFYRLPARQRFREWARQAAQRPGFVFAVKAPRAITHVHRLAGVEPVLGTFLATIEELGSSRGPLLFQLPPGFACDLDRLRSFLDSLPAGQPFAFEFRHPSWFVPAVADAIAGAGGTIVLAYGGTHPTPDSFPFVGPLCYVRVHSGLFDIGLTDEEIAQLVTRLASCSDRPGFVYFNNDAFAHAVHDARRLRQALQREGLPVA, from the coding sequence GTGTGGCTCGTCGGGACATCCGGTTGGTCGTATCGTCACTGGCGTGGCCGCTTCTATCCGCCAGAACTCCCGCCATGGGAGTGGTTCTCCTACTACCTGCGCGAGTTTGCCACAGTCGAGTTGAATGTGACTTTCTACCGGCTGCCGGCGCGCCAACGCTTTCGGGAATGGGCTAGGCAAGCTGCCCAACGACCGGGCTTTGTCTTCGCGGTCAAGGCACCACGCGCGATCACGCACGTCCATCGCTTGGCTGGTGTCGAGCCGGTGCTGGGAACATTCCTGGCCACAATCGAGGAACTCGGTTCCTCTCGCGGCCCGCTCCTCTTCCAGCTGCCTCCCGGCTTCGCCTGCGATCTCGACCGCTTGCGATCTTTCCTCGATTCGTTGCCAGCGGGCCAACCGTTCGCCTTCGAGTTCCGTCACCCGAGCTGGTTCGTGCCCGCCGTCGCCGATGCGATCGCCGGCGCTGGCGGCACGATCGTCCTCGCGTATGGCGGAACGCATCCCACTCCGGATTCGTTTCCGTTCGTCGGCCCGCTCTGTTATGTCCGAGTACACAGTGGTCTCTTCGATATCGGTCTGACGGACGAGGAGATTGCTCAGCTGGTTACCCGGTTGGCCTCCTGCAGCGATCGGCCCGGATTCGTCTACTTCAACAACGACGCCTTCGCCCATGCAGTGCACGATGCTCGGCGCTTGCGCCAGGCACTCCAGCGTGAGGGCTTACCGGTCGCGTGA
- a CDS encoding ABC transporter substrate-binding protein — protein sequence MVNRPTHNARCCFTRRQIVAGLTVLPGALLLACNTSESTPTATPATTPASAGQAAAQPTSMPSPTAAPASVATATAVPRRELRIGVQGLPPNLDPHQQLSNVGTRVTYSIFDYLIRRDFLSGPQPGAGFALVPWVAKEWKRIDDLTVEFTLRDDVTFHDGSMLTAEDVVFTFERLLKNTPDQLREAASYFKTVAEISALDRNRVRFVTQSPDPVFEKRISSWGGWLIPKAYYERVGMDGFARAPIGTGPYRVAEFVTDERLVLEPHETYFGGRPTASRIVFQVIPEIQARVAALLSGEVDLITNVPPDQVPVLQRSQGIVIRSIPLANCHVLRYNCNHPLLKDKRLRQALNLGIDRELLIKTLWNDQAVRMRSHQFEDYGPLYNPQRPYTPYDPDRARQLVRQSGYDGSTIRYNNKPGYYTLGNEAAQAIVEMWRQIGVNAEVQLIDWADLPKEERMVGSWSNSNYLADPEGAFWLRWGPGTATQRDWWKPENPRFNELGEQQRQTLDQQFRARAFQDALDIWEEEAPGTVLWIPIEHYAMRDFVKWTPYSFYYMDLRPDNLLLAG from the coding sequence ATGGTCAACCGACCCACCCACAACGCCCGCTGCTGCTTCACGAGGCGACAGATCGTGGCAGGTTTGACCGTTTTACCGGGTGCTTTGCTCCTCGCCTGCAACACGAGCGAGAGCACGCCGACCGCGACTCCTGCAACGACGCCTGCCAGCGCAGGCCAAGCAGCGGCGCAGCCGACCAGCATGCCCTCTCCGACCGCAGCACCGGCTTCGGTCGCCACCGCGACAGCGGTGCCGCGCCGCGAGTTGCGGATCGGCGTGCAAGGACTGCCACCGAACCTCGATCCACACCAACAGCTCTCGAACGTCGGCACGCGCGTGACGTATTCGATCTTCGACTACCTGATCCGGCGCGACTTCCTGAGCGGTCCGCAGCCAGGGGCTGGCTTCGCGCTCGTACCCTGGGTCGCCAAGGAGTGGAAGCGGATCGATGATCTGACCGTCGAGTTCACCTTGCGCGACGACGTGACGTTCCACGACGGAAGCATGCTGACTGCCGAGGATGTGGTCTTCACCTTCGAGCGGTTGTTGAAGAATACGCCGGATCAGTTGCGGGAGGCTGCCAGCTACTTCAAAACAGTCGCAGAGATCAGTGCGCTGGACAGGAATCGAGTCCGCTTCGTGACCCAAAGCCCCGACCCTGTTTTCGAAAAGCGGATCTCCTCGTGGGGCGGCTGGCTGATTCCCAAGGCGTACTATGAGCGAGTCGGCATGGATGGCTTCGCTCGCGCGCCGATCGGCACCGGGCCATATCGTGTGGCGGAGTTCGTGACCGACGAGCGGCTCGTGCTCGAGCCCCACGAGACGTACTTCGGTGGACGCCCGACGGCCTCCCGGATCGTCTTCCAAGTCATTCCCGAGATCCAGGCCCGAGTCGCCGCGCTCTTGTCCGGGGAGGTCGACCTCATCACCAACGTGCCGCCGGACCAGGTACCGGTGCTCCAGCGGAGCCAAGGAATCGTCATCCGCAGCATTCCGCTCGCCAACTGTCATGTGCTGCGCTACAACTGCAATCACCCACTCTTGAAGGACAAGCGACTGCGTCAGGCACTCAATCTCGGCATCGACCGCGAACTCTTGATCAAGACACTGTGGAATGACCAGGCAGTCCGCATGCGCAGCCATCAGTTCGAGGATTACGGACCACTTTACAACCCCCAACGCCCCTACACGCCCTATGATCCAGACCGCGCTCGCCAACTCGTCCGTCAGTCCGGCTACGACGGCAGCACGATTCGCTACAACAACAAACCGGGCTACTATACGCTCGGCAATGAAGCAGCCCAGGCAATCGTCGAGATGTGGCGCCAGATCGGCGTGAACGCTGAAGTCCAGCTGATCGACTGGGCCGATCTCCCCAAGGAAGAGCGGATGGTTGGGTCTTGGTCGAACTCCAACTACTTGGCCGATCCGGAGGGAGCCTTCTGGTTGCGCTGGGGTCCGGGGACGGCGACCCAGCGTGACTGGTGGAAGCCGGAGAATCCGCGCTTCAACGAGCTCGGCGAGCAACAACGGCAGACGCTCGATCAGCAGTTCAGGGCACGGGCTTTTCAGGATGCGCTCGACATTTGGGAGGAGGAGGCACCCGGAACCGTCCTCTGGATCCCGATCGAGCACTATGCCATGCGCGATTTCGTCAAGTGGACCCCTTACAGCTTTTACTATATGGATCTGCGGCCCGATAACCTTTTGTTGGCCGGTTGA
- the pstA gene encoding phosphate ABC transporter permease PstA yields the protein MTEREFDPRLPLRKRLGMLFGLLSAVAIAIGLVTLGVLIADVIHDGWRALSWDFLTSYPSRRPEQAGIRSALVGSFYILILVALIAFPLGVAAAIYLEEFAPQNRLTATIEINLSNLAAVPSIVYGLLGLGVFVRTFMLGRSLLAGALTLSLLVLPIIIIASREALRAVPPSIREAGLALGASHWQTVRLFVLPAALPGILTGTILALARAIGETAPLITIGALTYVAFTPKSLFDPFTVLPIQIFNWISRPQPAFHERAAAGIIVLLAVLLLFNGLAIFLRARLQRRIRF from the coding sequence ATGACCGAGCGAGAGTTCGATCCTCGCCTACCTTTGCGCAAGCGACTCGGGATGCTCTTCGGCCTCCTCAGCGCGGTCGCGATCGCCATCGGGCTCGTCACGCTCGGGGTCCTCATCGCCGATGTCATCCACGACGGCTGGCGGGCACTTTCCTGGGACTTCTTGACGAGCTATCCCTCGCGGCGCCCCGAGCAAGCCGGCATCCGCTCCGCGCTAGTCGGAAGCTTCTATATTTTGATTCTGGTGGCCCTGATCGCCTTTCCACTCGGCGTCGCTGCTGCGATCTATCTCGAGGAATTCGCACCGCAAAACCGGCTCACTGCGACGATCGAGATCAACTTGTCCAACTTGGCAGCCGTCCCGTCGATCGTCTACGGGTTGCTCGGTCTCGGTGTCTTCGTCCGCACCTTCATGCTCGGCCGCAGTCTCCTCGCAGGAGCCTTGACACTCAGCCTCCTGGTGCTCCCGATCATCATCATCGCCTCGCGCGAAGCGTTGCGGGCGGTTCCGCCATCGATCCGCGAGGCCGGACTCGCGCTCGGCGCCTCGCACTGGCAGACAGTCCGGCTCTTCGTCCTTCCCGCAGCCTTGCCTGGCATCCTGACCGGCACGATTCTCGCACTTGCGCGGGCGATCGGCGAAACTGCCCCGCTCATCACCATCGGCGCGCTGACCTACGTCGCCTTTACGCCCAAGAGCCTGTTCGATCCGTTCACCGTCCTGCCCATCCAGATCTTCAACTGGATCTCGCGTCCGCAACCGGCCTTCCACGAGCGCGCTGCTGCGGGAATCATCGTGTTGCTGGCTGTGCTCTTGCTCTTCAACGGCCTGGCGATCTTCCTCCGCGCTCGGCTGCAGCGCCGCATCCGCTTCTGA
- the pstB gene encoding phosphate ABC transporter ATP-binding protein PstB, whose amino-acid sequence MTITSPTPARYIVQPAEPAALRIERLNVWYGKHQAIRDVSFTIPARRITAIIGPSGCGKSTLLRAINRMHDLTRDARVEGSIYRGEIDLYAPTTDPVWVRRHIGMIFQKPNPFPKSIFENVAFGLRVNGYRGDIAARVEEALRKAALWDEVKDKLQQNALALSGGQQQRLCIARAIALEPDILLMDEPCSALDPVTTMRIEDLMIELAHTYTIVIVTHNMQQASRVSHYTAFLLAGEDRTGELIEYAPTREIFLRPRDRRTEDYITGRIG is encoded by the coding sequence ATGACGATCACCAGCCCGACCCCAGCACGGTATATCGTTCAGCCAGCGGAACCGGCTGCTCTGCGCATCGAGCGACTCAACGTCTGGTACGGCAAGCACCAGGCGATCCGGGATGTGAGCTTCACTATCCCGGCACGTCGGATCACCGCCATCATCGGCCCGTCCGGATGCGGCAAGAGCACGCTCCTGCGTGCGATCAACCGGATGCACGACCTCACGCGGGACGCCCGGGTGGAGGGATCGATCTACCGGGGCGAGATCGACCTCTATGCCCCGACGACCGACCCGGTTTGGGTACGGCGCCACATCGGCATGATCTTCCAGAAACCGAATCCATTTCCGAAGAGTATCTTCGAGAATGTCGCGTTCGGTCTCCGCGTCAACGGGTACCGTGGGGACATCGCGGCACGCGTCGAAGAAGCCCTGCGCAAGGCCGCGCTTTGGGACGAGGTCAAGGACAAGCTCCAGCAGAACGCGCTCGCGCTCTCTGGGGGACAGCAACAACGGCTCTGCATCGCGCGCGCGATCGCGCTCGAGCCCGATATCCTGCTCATGGACGAGCCCTGTTCGGCACTCGATCCGGTTACGACCATGCGGATCGAGGATCTGATGATCGAACTCGCCCATACCTACACCATCGTGATCGTCACGCACAATATGCAGCAAGCTTCCCGCGTGTCCCACTACACGGCCTTCCTCCTGGCGGGAGAAGATCGCACCGGAGAATTGATCGAATACGCGCCGACCCGCGAAATCTTCCTGCGGCCACGCGACCGACGGACCGAGGACTATATCACTGGCCGCATCGGCTAG
- the pstC gene encoding phosphate ABC transporter permease subunit PstC, with amino-acid sequence MDRIRRVRERTILTFLFLAALISIATTIGIIYTLGIETVRFFQRVSIVDFLTDTQWTPLFTEKHFGIWPLLTATILVSVIAMLIALPIGLLSAIGLAEYAPDRVARVVKPVLEILAGVPTVVYGYFALLFVTPLLQRFIPQLEVFNALSAGLVMGIMIVPLVASLSEDAMRAVPQSLREGAYALGATKLEVVWRVVVPSSLSGIVAAFILAVSRAVGETMIVAIAMGQVPRLTLNPLVAMETMTAYIVQVSLGDTPHGTLEYQTIFAVGTTLFVITMALNLLSYRFLKRFREVYE; translated from the coding sequence ATCGACCGGATTCGTCGCGTCCGCGAACGAACGATCCTGACCTTCCTGTTCCTGGCTGCACTGATCTCGATCGCGACGACGATCGGCATCATCTACACGCTCGGGATCGAGACCGTCCGCTTTTTCCAGCGCGTTTCCATCGTCGACTTTTTGACCGACACGCAATGGACTCCCCTCTTTACCGAGAAGCATTTCGGCATCTGGCCACTGCTCACGGCGACCATTCTGGTCTCGGTCATCGCGATGCTCATCGCCCTACCGATCGGGCTCCTCTCGGCGATCGGGCTCGCGGAATACGCTCCGGACCGTGTCGCCCGCGTCGTCAAGCCGGTTCTGGAGATCCTCGCCGGTGTCCCGACGGTCGTGTATGGCTACTTCGCCCTGCTCTTCGTCACACCGTTGCTCCAGCGTTTCATCCCGCAGCTCGAGGTGTTCAACGCGCTTTCGGCCGGCCTGGTGATGGGAATCATGATCGTCCCGCTGGTTGCTTCCCTCTCCGAGGACGCCATGCGGGCAGTCCCGCAGAGTCTCCGCGAGGGTGCCTATGCGCTGGGTGCCACCAAACTCGAGGTCGTCTGGCGCGTCGTGGTACCGTCGTCGCTCTCGGGTATCGTCGCTGCCTTCATTCTGGCGGTCTCGCGGGCAGTCGGCGAGACCATGATCGTGGCCATCGCGATGGGCCAGGTCCCGCGCCTCACCCTCAACCCGCTGGTCGCGATGGAGACGATGACTGCCTACATCGTCCAGGTGAGCCTCGGCGATACTCCGCATGGCACGCTCGAGTACCAGACGATCTTCGCGGTCGGCACCACACTGTTCGTGATCACGATGGCACTGAATCTCTTGAGCTACCGCTTCCTCAAGCGCTTCCGGGAGGTCTACGAGTGA
- a CDS encoding alkaline phosphatase family protein: protein MATSRVLIVVLDGLRPDLVTEERMPFVHSLAAEGTRLTRYAAAYPPHTRVQVATMCTGTYPGQHGIVSNVMVLEEAGEDGILDTSDFRQIAELDRRTQGRAILRPPLADLLAARGQRLAVAASGSTGSSWLWARTQPFRLVNPRSVFGLPDLAALREKLGPPPDPTDSSLELVRYAIRAARDLFLPYPDVAVTVLWLHEPDATFHFAGLGSPESESVLRQLDELLARFFDHLAARRLLDDLLVFVLSDHGQSTPLHHRSLSELLRQAPPLPVLDRLVPAGDFLFRRPGSTTPKPVELAPLIEWLLEQPWVGAVLAHPSLTSARPGTAPLTAVWGGSLERDALERLPLLAVSPTWRADQNEFGVAGVVTALTEQVALRSTHGSGSPFELQAFAVMLGPNIRKGFASRIPAGVVDIVPTVAAVLGLTPEQPFAGRVLQEAFDESWQPSIRSELCRPTPGAIVLGWRTEGTFYLDRIAGPDQFWDDRSG, encoded by the coding sequence GTGGCGACTAGCCGTGTCCTGATCGTGGTACTCGACGGGCTCCGCCCTGACCTGGTTACCGAGGAACGCATGCCCTTTGTCCATTCCCTGGCAGCCGAGGGCACGCGCCTGACCCGGTATGCGGCGGCCTATCCGCCACATACCCGGGTTCAGGTGGCGACCATGTGCACGGGTACGTATCCGGGACAGCACGGCATCGTCTCCAACGTGATGGTCCTCGAGGAAGCGGGCGAAGACGGGATCCTGGATACCAGCGACTTTCGACAAATCGCGGAACTCGATCGGCGGACGCAGGGTCGGGCGATCCTGCGCCCGCCGCTCGCCGATCTCCTCGCCGCGCGTGGGCAGCGTCTCGCAGTCGCAGCCAGCGGCTCCACCGGCTCGAGTTGGCTCTGGGCCCGCACTCAGCCGTTCCGCCTGGTCAATCCTCGCTCGGTCTTCGGCCTGCCCGATCTCGCCGCGTTGCGCGAAAAGCTCGGGCCACCTCCCGATCCCACGGACTCGTCCCTCGAGCTCGTCCGCTACGCCATCCGCGCAGCCCGCGATCTCTTCCTGCCCTATCCAGACGTCGCGGTGACCGTGCTCTGGCTCCACGAGCCGGACGCGACCTTTCACTTCGCTGGGCTCGGCAGCCCAGAAAGCGAGTCAGTCCTCCGCCAACTGGATGAGCTGCTCGCTCGCTTCTTCGATCACCTGGCTGCCCGCCGACTGCTGGACGATCTGCTCGTCTTCGTCCTTTCCGATCATGGCCAGTCGACCCCACTCCATCACCGCTCGCTGAGCGAACTCCTCCGCCAGGCACCTCCCCTGCCGGTCCTCGATCGCCTCGTGCCGGCAGGCGATTTCCTGTTCCGGCGACCGGGGTCCACTACTCCCAAGCCGGTAGAACTTGCCCCACTGATCGAGTGGTTGCTCGAGCAGCCATGGGTCGGCGCGGTCCTCGCTCATCCCTCGCTGACCTCGGCACGACCAGGAACAGCCCCTCTCACCGCTGTGTGGGGTGGCTCGCTCGAGCGTGATGCCCTCGAGCGGCTCCCGCTCCTCGCTGTGAGCCCGACCTGGAGAGCGGACCAGAACGAGTTCGGGGTCGCCGGAGTCGTCACCGCTCTGACCGAGCAGGTCGCGCTCCGGTCGACGCACGGCTCGGGCTCCCCCTTCGAACTGCAGGCTTTTGCCGTGATGCTGGGACCGAATATCCGCAAGGGGTTCGCGAGCCGAATTCCAGCCGGCGTGGTGGATATCGTTCCCACCGTAGCAGCCGTTCTCGGCTTGACGCCGGAACAGCCATTCGCTGGCCGCGTCTTGCAGGAAGCGTTCGACGAGAGCTGGCAACCATCGATCCGCAGCGAACTCTGCCGCCCGACTCCCGGAGCCATCGTGCTCGGCTGGCGTACCGAGGGCACGTTCTACCTGGATCGCATCGCTGGTCCGGATCAATTCTGGGACGACCGCTCTGGGTGA
- a CDS encoding response regulator transcription factor: MVTVSSRSTTRPEGTPTQQRILIVEDDPTLAQILSYSLEQRGYSVWTAQEGRHAIMLARTIRPDLIILDLMLPGIDGRDVCRLIRKWSSAPILVLTARDSEDDIVALFQEGADDYVVKPFRTRELFARIDALLRRSAETTAGNVLTAGTLVIFRDEHRVVYRGREVHLAPREFALLTALVERAGRVCTRQELLDLVWGQDVVDLRNVDVHIHRIREALGGEPDGSNLIRTVHGIGYRFVPELAAMDETNGGGS; the protein is encoded by the coding sequence ATGGTCACGGTGAGCAGTCGATCGACCACGCGACCAGAAGGAACACCGACGCAGCAGCGTATCCTGATCGTCGAGGATGATCCGACACTCGCCCAGATTCTCTCCTACAGCCTGGAACAACGCGGCTACAGCGTCTGGACCGCCCAAGAGGGCCGGCACGCGATCATGCTGGCGCGCACCATCCGACCCGACCTCATCATCCTCGATCTGATGCTCCCGGGTATCGACGGGCGCGATGTCTGCCGGCTGATCCGCAAGTGGTCGAGCGCGCCCATCCTCGTGTTGACGGCCCGCGACAGCGAAGACGACATCGTCGCGCTGTTCCAGGAAGGCGCCGACGATTACGTGGTGAAGCCCTTCCGCACGCGCGAACTCTTTGCCCGGATCGACGCCTTGCTGCGCCGGTCGGCAGAGACGACAGCCGGAAACGTGCTCACGGCCGGAACGCTCGTGATCTTCCGCGACGAGCACCGCGTGGTGTACCGGGGACGGGAGGTTCATCTCGCGCCGCGTGAGTTCGCCCTGCTCACCGCACTGGTCGAGCGGGCCGGTCGCGTGTGCACGCGGCAGGAGCTTCTCGACCTGGTCTGGGGACAGGACGTCGTCGACCTCCGGAACGTCGATGTCCACATCCACCGGATCCGGGAAGCACTGGGAGGAGAGCCAGATGGGTCGAACCTGATCAGAACGGTCCACGGAATCGGATACCGGTTCGTACCGGAATTGGCGGCAATGGACGAGACGAATGGAGGAGGAAGTTGA
- a CDS encoding GNAT family N-acetyltransferase, with translation MEEYQHLQVIVPGKLVYLGPIRRDLAAVYQRWMNDLEVSRTLTAHWRVPFTVEDEVEWFEQARRDPTRRVFTIYERPDDRPVGNAELFGIDFAVGSAEVGIVIGERSVWGRGYATEALTLLLDFGFTVLGLHHIWLRYYAANERARAVYDRVGFREVGRLRQATKIGPYRDDIVIMDILASEFQSPVLAAKLRLPGSTP, from the coding sequence ATGGAAGAGTATCAGCATCTGCAGGTTATCGTCCCTGGCAAACTCGTCTACCTCGGTCCGATCCGGCGCGACTTGGCCGCAGTCTATCAGCGGTGGATGAACGATCTCGAGGTCTCGCGCACGCTGACTGCTCATTGGCGGGTTCCCTTCACCGTCGAGGACGAAGTCGAGTGGTTCGAGCAAGCCCGGCGCGACCCAACACGCCGGGTCTTCACGATCTACGAGCGCCCCGATGACCGCCCGGTCGGCAACGCAGAACTCTTCGGGATCGACTTCGCTGTCGGGAGCGCCGAGGTCGGGATCGTCATCGGTGAGCGGAGCGTTTGGGGACGGGGATACGCGACCGAGGCGCTGACTCTCCTCTTGGACTTCGGCTTCACGGTCCTCGGCTTGCATCACATCTGGCTACGCTATTACGCAGCGAACGAGCGGGCACGAGCCGTCTACGACCGTGTCGGATTCCGGGAAGTCGGTCGCCTGCGCCAAGCGACGAAGATCGGTCCGTACCGCGACGACATCGTGATCATGGATATCCTGGCGAGCGAGTTCCAGAGCCCAGTTCTGGCCGCCAAATTGCGCCTGCCGGGGTCGACGCCATGA
- a CDS encoding ABC transporter permease yields the protein MVVSTPLRRSGSRAGLPVVPRRTRARPDWPLTSLLAVVWLVGISVAALAVPLLPLPDPSTQDLLARLQPPVGFGGTLAHPLGTDQLGRDLASRILAGTRVSLSLALVGVIISAVVGTSLGIIAGYRRGLPDHVISLSIDVQLAVPFIVLALIALTLFGTGLTVLIILLGLSGWEQYARIARANTLRLRNELFVVAAQAAGASPARILARHILPNEVAPLLVLMTLHLTSLVLLESSLSFLGIGVQPPTPSLGNILGDARNYLQIAWWLPVFPGAVLLAITLSFNELGDWLRDVTDPTTRGR from the coding sequence ATGGTCGTTTCGACTCCTCTCCGACGGTCCGGTTCTCGAGCAGGACTTCCCGTCGTACCCCGCCGTACCCGTGCGCGGCCCGACTGGCCGCTGACCTCGCTGCTGGCGGTCGTGTGGCTCGTCGGGATCAGCGTTGCCGCGTTGGCTGTCCCGCTCTTGCCGCTTCCCGATCCCTCGACCCAGGACTTGCTGGCTCGTCTGCAGCCACCCGTCGGATTCGGTGGCACGTTGGCACATCCTCTGGGAACTGACCAACTGGGCCGCGACCTGGCCAGCCGGATTCTCGCTGGAACGCGTGTCTCCTTGTCCTTGGCTTTGGTGGGGGTCATCATCAGCGCCGTCGTGGGGACGAGCCTCGGGATCATCGCCGGGTATCGGCGTGGGTTACCCGACCACGTGATCAGCCTGTCGATCGACGTGCAGCTGGCTGTGCCGTTCATCGTCCTAGCGTTGATCGCTTTGACGCTCTTTGGCACCGGTTTGACTGTCCTCATCATTTTGCTCGGACTGAGCGGGTGGGAGCAGTACGCGCGCATTGCACGCGCCAATACGCTCCGGCTCAGGAACGAACTCTTCGTGGTCGCTGCGCAAGCTGCTGGAGCGAGCCCCGCCCGCATTCTCGCGCGCCACATTTTGCCGAACGAAGTCGCACCGCTCCTCGTCTTGATGACGCTGCACCTGACCAGTCTCGTCTTGTTGGAATCGTCCCTGAGTTTCCTCGGGATCGGCGTGCAGCCACCGACACCCAGTCTCGGCAATATTCTGGGCGATGCCCGCAATTACCTGCAGATCGCGTGGTGGCTCCCCGTCTTCCCCGGTGCTGTCCTTCTGGCGATCACCCTCTCGTTCAACGAACTCGGCGACTGGCTGCGCGACGTAACTGATCCTACGACGAGGGGACGTTGA